Below is a window of Methanocorpusculum sp. DNA.
GTTGTCGGCGTTGTTACGGAGTTCGATCTCATCACGGCGTTTCTTGTCCTCTTCCTCGAACTGTTTTGCGTCCTTGACCATCTTATCGATCTCGTCGTCCTTGAGATCTTTTCTGCCGGAGATGGTCATCGACTGCTCGTGACCGGTTCCAAGATCCTTTGCTGAGACGTGGACGATACCGTTTGCATCGATATCGAAGGTAACCTCGATCTGCGGCATACCGCGGGGTGCCGACGGGATGCCGGTAAGCTGAAATCTGCCGAGACTGAAGTTGTCGCGGGCGAACTGACGTTCTCCCTGCACGACATGGATCTCAACAGAGGTCTGATTGTCTGCAGCGGTCGAGAAGATCTGACTCTTTCTGGTTGGGATGGTGGTGTTTCTCTCGATGAGTTTGGTGGCGATGCCGCCGAGGGTCTCAATACCGAGGGTCAGCGGGGTGACATCAAGTAAGACGACGTCTTTGGTCTCTCCGGTGAGGACTGCTCCCTGGACTGCTGCACCGAGTGCAACACACTCGTCAGGGTTGAGGGTCTTGTCGGGTTCTTTACCGAGGAGGCTTCTGACGGTCTCGATGACGACTGGGACACGGGTCGATCCGCCGACAAGGAGAACATGGTTGATGTCGGAAGCGCTGAGGCCTGCATCCTTTAATGCCTGCTTGACGGGTTCGACGGTCTTCTGGACAAGGTCGCCGATAAGCTGCTCGAACTTTGCACGGGTCAGATCGACATCCAAGTGTTTTGGTCCGTCGGTGGTCGCAGTGATATATGGGAGGTTGATGCTTGCCTTCTGAAGTGAGGAAAGTTCGATCTTTGCCTTCTCGGCAGCATCCTTCAGCCGCTGGTGTGCGACCGGATCCTTTCTCAGGTCAACGCCTTCCTTCTTCTTGAACTCGTCGGCAAGGAAGTCAACGACGCGTGCATCGAAATCATCTCCTCCGAGACGGTTGTTTCCTGCGGTCGATTTGACTTCGAAGAGTCCGTCGTCAAGAGTAAGGATGGAGACATCGAAGGTTCCTCCACCAAGGTCGTAGACGAGGACGGTGACTTCGTTTTCTTTGTCGAGGCCGTATGCAAGTGCCGAGGCAGTAGGTTCGTTGATGATACGAAGGACTTCAAGTCCGGCGATCTTGCCTGCATCTTTGGTTGCCTGACGCTGGGCGTCGTTGAAGTAGGCCGGGACCGTGATTACGGCTTTGTCGACTTTTTCTCCAAGGTATGCCTCTGCATCCATCTTGAGTTTCTGCAGGATCATTGCAGAGATCTCCTGAGGAGAGTATTTTTTGCCGTCGATCTCGGTCGGATGTTCGGTACCCATGTACCGTTTGATCGAGCTGACGGTTCTTCCGGGGTTGATGATCGCCTGACGTTTTGCAACGTTTCCAACGAGTCTCTCTCCATCTTTGGAGAATCCGACTACAGACGGGGTTGTTCTGAATCCTTCTGCGTTTGCGATGACAACAGGGCTCCCGCCTTCCATGATTGCAAGGCAGGAGTTGGTGGTCCCGAGGTCAATTCCGATTACTTTGTTTGATGCCATTTTTAGTACCTTTATTATTCTTTTTTCTTCGCTACGGCCACTTTTGCGTGACGAAGCACCTTGTCGCGGATCGTGTATCCAGGAACGGCGATGTCGATGATCGCACCTTC
It encodes the following:
- the dnaK gene encoding molecular chaperone DnaK, with amino-acid sequence MASNKVIGIDLGTTNSCLAIMEGGSPVVIANAEGFRTTPSVVGFSKDGERLVGNVAKRQAIINPGRTVSSIKRYMGTEHPTEIDGKKYSPQEISAMILQKLKMDAEAYLGEKVDKAVITVPAYFNDAQRQATKDAGKIAGLEVLRIINEPTASALAYGLDKENEVTVLVYDLGGGTFDVSILTLDDGLFEVKSTAGNNRLGGDDFDARVVDFLADEFKKKEGVDLRKDPVAHQRLKDAAEKAKIELSSLQKASINLPYITATTDGPKHLDVDLTRAKFEQLIGDLVQKTVEPVKQALKDAGLSASDINHVLLVGGSTRVPVVIETVRSLLGKEPDKTLNPDECVALGAAVQGAVLTGETKDVVLLDVTPLTLGIETLGGIATKLIERNTTIPTRKSQIFSTAADNQTSVEIHVVQGERQFARDNFSLGRFQLTGIPSAPRGMPQIEVTFDIDANGIVHVSAKDLGTGHEQSMTISGRKDLKDDEIDKMVKDAKQFEEEDKKRRDEIELRNNADNAVYAAEKLVNDKETSAKIDTEDKEKISSGASALKDVLAKEDASSEEIKEKMDALQEVVFAATSKMYQKIQEEQQAAGNAAGSGCEGNCDSCKTDDNVVDADYEVKKD